In one Gossypium hirsutum isolate 1008001.06 chromosome D09, Gossypium_hirsutum_v2.1, whole genome shotgun sequence genomic region, the following are encoded:
- the LOC107892189 gene encoding prohibitin-3, mitochondrial: MGSNQAAVSFLTNIARAAFGLGAAATLLNASMYTVDGGERAVIFDRLRGVLDKTAEEGTHFLVPWLQKPFIYDIRMKPHTFSSISGTKDLQMVNLTLRVLSKPKVDKLPEIYQRLGLEYDEKVLPSIGNEVLKAVVAQFNADQLLTERPQVSALVRNSLTQRARDFNIELADVAITHLSYGAEFSRAVEQKQVAQQEAERSRYVVAKADQERRAAVIRAEGESEAAKLISEATLTAGMGLIELRRIEASREIAGTLAKSPNVQYIPGGQNMLLAMNPSRP, from the exons ATGGGAAGCAATCAAGCTGCAGTGTCTTTCTTAACCAACATCGCACGCGCAGCTTTTGGCCTCGGTGCCGCTGCAACTCTCCTCAATGCCTCCATGTACACCGTGGACGGTGGCGAAAGAGCTGTAATCTTTGATCGTTTAAGAGGAGTGTTGGACAAAACGGCCGAAGAAGGTACCCACTTTTTGGTCCCATGGCTGCAGAAGCCTTTCATCTATGATATCCGTATGAAGCCTCACACCTTCTCATCTATTTCCGGAACCAAGGATCTCCAGATGGTTAATCTCACTCTTCGAGTCCTTTCTAAACCTAAG GTGGATAAGCTTCCTGAAATTTATCAACGCCTTGGTCTTGAGTACGATGAGAAAGTGCTTCCCTCCATTGGAAATGAGGTGTTGAAAGCTGTGGTTGCACAGTTCAATGCTGATCAGCTTCTCACCGAGCGTCCCCAAGTGTCTGCATTGGTCCGGAATTCACTGACACAGCGTGCGAGGGACTTTAACATTGAGCTAGCCGATGTAGCGATTACACACTTGTCATATGGTGCCGAATTCTCAAGAGCAGTGGAGCAAAAACAGGTGGCACAACAGGAGGCAGAGCGGTCGAGGTACGTTGTGGCAAAAGCTGATCAGGAAAGGAGGGCTGCTGTTATCCGAGCAGAAGGTGAAAGTGAGGCTGCGAAGTTAATTTCGGAAGCAACTCTGACTGCTGGTATGGGACTGATTGAGCTAAGGAGGATTGAGGCATCAAGGGAAATAGCTGGAACCCTTGCTAAGTCACCCAACGTGCAATATATTCCTGGTGGACAAAACATGCTTCTCGCTATGAATCCATCTAGGCCATGA